The Natronosporangium hydrolyticum nucleotide sequence GAAGCGACTCGATGGTGAGGTGGTCGGAGAAGTAGTGTGCCGCTAGGAACCGATCAAGGCTGTCCACCAAGACCTCCGCCTGGGTGGTTTCGTCGAGGGAGTAGACATCCTCAACCCCGTGGCGGGCTGCCGCCTGCTCCAACAGGTAGCCGATTTTCAGCCGGGTGAATCCATGACGTTGCTGTAGCCACCACGCCGCGCTGCTCTTGCCGCTCTCCGACATTCCTCCCAGCGCGACAATGGTCGCTCTCGAAAGACCGGCCGGTGGCGATGGCTCAGTCATGTGTCGGGCGAAGACAGCGCGAATTTTGTCCTGAATGGACATGATCGGCCTGTCGTCGACGAGAACAATGTGGGCGAAGCGCCGGTCGTTGACAAGGCGAAGGACCTGCCGGGAGAGGTGATGTTGGTACCTGCGGTACACGTCGTTGGCGTTCTGCTCCCGGGCAAGGCTCCGTTCGGCATCGTCTGTCGGATCGAGCGAGTGCAGCAGTACAACGCCGGTTCGGAAGCTGTCAAGCTCGTTGAGACACGTGTTACTCACGATGTCTGTGTGGTCGCTGGTGGTTCGTTGATCCATGCCGCTCCGGGGATGGTCGGTGGCGTGGGTCGGCTACGGAACCGGTCCGGGTTGGCGGCGTAGGCGGCGTCGAGGACCTTGGCCCGTTCCTCGCGGATCTTCTCGACAGTGCCGAAGTGGACCGACGCGGGGGTGTGCAGCCCGATCCCGCGGTGTCGATGATCATGGTTGTAGTAGGTGAAGAACTCGGCGCAGAACGCGCGGGCGTCAGCGATGGATCCAAACCGGCCGGGGAACGCCGGACAATGCTTGAGAGTCTTGAACTGCGCCTCCGAAAACGGATTGTCGTTCGACACCTTCGGTCGGGAGTGGCTACGGTCAATGTTCAGGTCGGCCAGCAGCGCGGCGACCGGTTTGCTGGTCATGGCAGTGCCACGGTCAGCGTGCACCGCCCTGGGCGCGACACCGATGCGGGCGATCGCCTCGGCGATGAACTCTTCAGCCAGCTCACCGGACTCGCGGGCGGCGACCTGCCACCCGACCACATACCTGGAGTAGATGTCGATCATGACGTACAGGTCGTAGTACACACCCCGATGCGGACCATGCAACTTCGTGATATCCCAGGACCAAATTTCGTTGGGCCCGTGGGCGACCAACTCCGGGCGCACCCGCGGCGGGTGCTGGGCCTGGCGGCGCCGCTCCCGCACCTCGCCGCGTTCGCGCAGGATGCGGTACATGGTCGACTCGGAACACAGGTAGACACCTTCGTCGAGCAGGGTGGCCCACACCTGCGCCGGGGACTTGTCGGCGAACCGCTCCGAGTGCAGCACCGCAGCCACCTGATCCCGCTCAGCGCGGCTCAACGCATTGGGCGGAGCCGGCCGCGGCGGCCGGGCCTGACCCGCTGGCGCTGGCCGTAACCTGCGGTAGTGGCTGGAACGCGGCTTACCCAACAGCCGACATGCCTGCTTGATCCCGGTGACCGGCGCCAACTCGACAAACGCTTCCTCGATCACCTGCTCGACCTGTTTTCGCGCGTCGGCTCCGCGCTCTCGGAGAGCATCCCCAAGAGCGCGTGTGCTTTTCCCACCACGTCAAGCGCGGCTTTGGTACGCGCCAGCTCCGCGGCCATTCGTTCGTTGTCACGGCGTAGCCGCTCCAGTTCGACCTGCTCCCGGCTGCGCTGGGGCTTGCGTCCCGGCCTCGGCGTCGGCCCGGACAACGCACCGGCATCGCGCGCTTTGCGCCACTCGATCAGATGGGAGTGGTACAGGCCCTCGCGGCGTAGCAGTGCCCCGCGGGCACCCGACTCGGTCAGCGCGTCGTACTCAGCCACGATCGCCAGCTTGTACTCGTTGGTGAACACCCTGCGCTTGGGGCGCTCAGCCCGCGGCTCCAGATCGGCATTACTCATGGTCATCGCTCTCGATGGTCCTGTCTCGCCCTGCTCGATGGTCAGTTCAGGAGATTACCCTGTCCCATGTCCCACCCGAGCCTGACAGATAGGGGTTTCGCGCCGCTCAGCAGCCTGGAGCCTGGAATGGTATCGGTGCAGCAGGCGCAGTGCCTCGCGGTAGGCGTCGTCCTCGGTCAGACCTTCTCGCACCGAGATCGTGGCAGCAAGACACGCCTCGAGCATCGGCACTCCACGGTCGAGTAGCTGAGGCTCTGGTCGGTGTTCGATGTCGGCGTGCCGGTTCAGGTACGAAGCGGCCAGTACATCGGCAAGCTCCTCGATGCTTGATGCCGTGAACCACCAGGTTGCCATTCCGCCCGCGACGATGGCCGGCCACCTGGGATCATATTCGTGCAGGGCGCCGGCCGAGCCAGCCTTCGGCAGGCAACGCCGAGTCAGGATGCGCAGCTGAGTCGACTTGCCCACGTTGTCCGGTCCGCTCAAGGCCAGGACCATCTGGGAATCCATGGCGGGGTCCTCCCTTCGGTACCGACTCGTACAGATGTTCCTGCCGCCTTCCTCCCCCAGGGAAGTCCACGGCCGTCCAGCCTCCAGTCGGTTCCGAGGACTGGGAGCCACCGTGGTGTCAGGGACTACCGCACCCCTGTCCACAATCGGGGAAAGTCCAAGGGGAGCGGAACCCTCATCGCCTCGGAATTCTCGTCGGCATTTCCGTCTGCATATCGCTCTGACCAGCTGATCCTTGAAACCCCGAACGGCAGACGGGTTGTGACGAGTGCGTGACATTGTCATGCTGGCAACATCACCCAAACCTGTGACCGGTGGCTCGCCATCGCACAGTCACGGTCCCTACGCGAGGGGAGGGGGCGTCAACCGTGGGCCGCGTTTACCAGCCAAACGGCCTATTCCGTAGTGCGCGCGAACGTCTGCCCTCGCCTTCCGGCGCGCCGCGCCCAATGTCTCGACGGGAGCTGGCCGACGCGGTCAACACCTTGCTCTGGGAGAAGGAAGGCATCAAAGAGCACCTGAGCCAAGACGACATCGGCAAGGTCGAAAACGGCCGGGTCCGCTGGCCACGAAAAGCGCGTCGACTCGGATTCCGGGCTGTTCTTCGTGCCCGGACCGACGCCGACCTCGGGTTCTACTTCTACCGAGAAGCCGCCGGCCCGGCCATCTGCCCGTCATCTCCAGAGGGCCACGCAGGGTGGGTAACAGCCGCGCTAAATGCTGGCCCACCTCACGTGGGGCAGCCGACCCGCCCGCAAGCGCACGCCAATAATTCCGACCTACCGGCCGCCAACCTCGGGAAGCTCCTGGGACATTCGGCTGCCGAGGCGCTGGAGTTCGCCCCCCGAACCGGGGCCAGCTGCCTTGACCCGCGCACCATCGAACACCTGCATCCGCTTTGTCCGACGCTGCTGTGCAGCCAGACGACCGCATCGGTGCTGCCGCTGCTGGTCGCCGGTGGGCGCACCCACGCGGGCTCGGTGATCAACGCACGCATTCTTCCCGCAGCCGACGACGGGCGGATCGTGGCCGCTCTCCCCCAGGGTGGAGCAGACAGCGGGGCCCCGGGTTGGCCGGGTCGGGAGCTGTTGGTCGGAGTAGTCGAAAGAGGCACCCACGTTGATGCCTTCGGTATCGACAGCCGCCGAGCTGGCCTCCAGGTGGCCACTGCCGAAGCCCGGCTGCCGATACCGCGGGCGTATCAGCTCGATGACCTCACCGTTGGGCTGCTGTGGGCGGTAACCAACCTCGAAACGTCTCTGCTGGGCGATGACGCCCAGCTAGCAGCCTGCCACGGCTGGATCAGCCAGTACGAGTCGCTGCCCCATTCGTCGGCTAGCCGGGATGCTGTCGCCTCGCCAAATATCACAGATGTGGCTCGGTAGCGAGTTCTGCGCCCGGCACATCCTGCGCCACTGCGACACCCTTGCCGGACTGCCGGCGTTCTGGACCCGCGAACAGCATGGCGAGGAGGCCAGCACCTGGCTGCTGTTCACCCACAAGTACGACTACCTTAAGCACCTCGCCGACCGCTACCGCAGCCGAGCCGAGCCTATGACCCGCACCTTCTCGATCACCGAGACCGCGATCACCACATCGCCGCCACGCGAACGGGTTCTGCTACTGCTCGCCGTGGCGCTGATGGAATCCTTCGGCATCCAGGTCAACCTATGCCTCGACCCCGCATACCGGCAGCTGGAAGGCTTCGTGCTCGACCGGCAGCGCTGCGCGATCATCGCCAACTGGGTCGACATCGATGCCGTCTGGCACGTCGACGTGAACACCAACAAGCCCGACCTTCAGCGCTACGCCGACGCGCTGGACCACGCACAGGCACGCTCGGCGATCGCCGCCAAGACCCCAACCGGCAGGCTGACGGCACTGGCCGGTCTTCTCGACCTGGACTGGCAATGGCTGACCCACCGGTGCGGCGAGTTGGCCGCCTACGGCAGCGCAGGGATCGCCGATCCCCACAGCCGGCTGCTGTCCACCGCCGGTGTGGACCGCGCCTGCGGCTACGTCGCCACCGTAGCGACCCACAACGGATAGGCTGCCGGGGCAGCCGTCACCGTAGGGAGCCCTGCATGTCCCATCCCGATCCTGCCCCGCCACGGCGCGTTGCCGTGCTGGGGCTCGGCGGCACAATCGCCATGACCCCCACCGGGGACGGTGGCGCTACGCCCGCGCTGTCCGCCGCCGACCTGATCGCGGCAGTGCCCGGACTGGCCGAGACCAGCATTATCGTGGAGACCGTCGAGGTGGCCCGGCTACCCGGAGCCTCGCTCGACTTCGCCCGCCTGGCGGCCACCGCCGCCACCGCCCGCAAACAGATCGAGGCCGGAGCCAGCGGCGCCGTGGTCGTGCAGGGCACCGACACCATTGAGGAGACCGCCTACCTCCTCGACCTCCTGCACGACCGGCCGGAACCACTGGTGGTCACCGGAGCCATGCGCCACCCCGGCCTGGCCGGAGCCGACGGTCCAGCCAATTTGCTCGCCGCCATCACCACCGCAGCCCACCCCGACGCCCGGGGCCAGGGGGTCCTCGTGGTGATCAGCGACGAGATCCACGCCGCCCGCCGAGTCCGCAAGACCCACACCAGCAGCCCCGCCACCTTCTGCTCACCCGACAGCGGCCCGCTAGGCCGAGTAGTGGAGGGCACGCCGGTCCTGCTGTCGCGGCTGGCCGCCCGCAATGTATTACCCCTCGCTGATGACGTGACATGGCCGCAGGTCGGCCTGCTCACCATCACACTCGGCGACGACGGCCGACGGTGGCCGGCGCTGGCGGAAGGATACGACGGGCTGGTCGTGGCCGCGTTCGGCGCCGGCCACGTACCCGAGGCCACGGTGCCAGCACTGGCCGACCTGGCCCGACGTCTGCCCGTGGTGCTCGCCTCGCGTACCGGCGCTGGCCCGGTACTCTCCAACACCTACGGGTTCCCCGGTTCGGAGTCCGACCTGCTCGCCCGCGGCCTAATCCGAGCCGGGTTCCTCGACCCCTACAAGGCCCGTATCCTGCTTACCGTGCTGCTGGCAACCACCCGCGACCGAGACACGATCACCTCCGCGTTCGCAGCCGCTGGCGGCTACGCCGACCCCGATACCTGGCCATGGCCGCCGAGCCAGACCACCGGATTCACAGTAGAACGGGATGCTGATGCGAGGTCATGAGCTGAATATGGGCCGATCCTTCGGCCTCGTCCTCGAACACGGAGAAGACTTCTTCGACTCCCTGACCCAGTTCTGCGCCGACCACAACATCCGGCAGGGCTACATCCCAATGTTCATCGCCGGGTTCTCCGAAGCCGAGATCGTCGGCACCTGCGGCAAGCTCGACGACCCGCACGCGCCGGTCTGGTCCGCGGTCCACCTCACTGGAGTAGAGGCTCTCGGCGGCGGCACCCTCGCCCACGACCCGACCGACCATCAGCTCCGACCACACATCCACGTCACGGCCGGACTCAAGGCACACAGTGCCACCGGCCACACCAGCCACCTACTATCAGCCAAGGTTCAGTTCCTCACCGAGATGCTCATCATCGAGGTCACCCACCCGCAGATGCAGCGCCGTCGCCACCCCGACCTATACGACGTGCCGCTCCTCCACTTCGCCTGAGCACCACAAGTTGGGATTGACCCGATTCGACGGACAGGGTGATGTTGGGCTGCGATCAACGGAGTGTTGCGGCAGCTGACCCGAGGCCAGCCAGCGGCCCGGTAGCTCCGCCGCGCCTTCGATTAGGCCACATAGGAGAGATCACACCGCGAACGCTCATCACCCTCGGCACTTCTAAGCGACGAGGCCAAAGATCGCAACGGGTGTTGCCCGAAGGAACACATCGACACGGGCCACGCTAGCCACTATCCCTCAGGGTCGAGAGCGCCATACCTGCGGCATCCACGATCGCCGCCCAGCCTGGTGCCCGTAAATATTCCTCGTCGGAAAGATCTGTGCCCAGTTCGTCGAATAAAGAATCGATTGCTTGGGCCAAGTGTCGCATCGCATTGGCTTCTTCCTGAGACCTCAGGTAGATGCCGATTGCGGCGTCCGGATTTTCCAGTACCTGCGTATCGTCGTAAAGGATATGGATACGATGAGTGAACTCGTCGTACTCACCAGGAGGCAATTCGCGTCGGATCCACGCGGACCACTGATACACCGGGTCTGCCAGGGCCTTCAGGGCCCGAACGATCTCCTGCCGCATTTCGGGAAATCGAACGTCACTCATGGCCGATCCCAAGACGACCAGCTGCTCCACTCACTAAAGTGGTCTCCGCCAACCGGTCGGTGCGGAGGATTTTGCCGTCGAGGATGATGTGGGACCAGCCTTGGTCGGCGACCCGGCGTAGCGCCTGGTGGAGGTCTGGGGCGCCGTCGGCCAGCACGGTGGTGGCTTCGTCGCGGTAGCGGTAGGCGGTGGCGCGGGAGATGCCGAATCCGGCGGCCAGCAGGGTGAGGTCTTCGCGTTTGCGGTACCAGACCAGTACCAGCAGGGCCTGTCTGAAGCAGGTCAGCGCTCGGGTGCGTCGTCGGGTGCCGCAGGTGCGTCGTTCGGCGGTCAGGAGTCGGGCCAGGTGGTGGACCAGTTCACGGGGTACGTCGAGCACGGCAGGATAGGCGATCACGTGGGGTCCTTCGCGGTAGGTGAATCAGGCGTGAGCCAAGATGAGCTGCCCGACGATTCTTGCTGAGATCACCTCAATAGCCCATGGGTCAACCCCTGATAGCCATTAGCGAAAGAATTATCACTCCCACGACTATGCTCAAGATACTACTCGCGAATAAGCTAGGGCGCACGATAAACGGAAAAATCGCACCAATGGGATTCTCCGTCTCATCCAGCATGGAATCCCGATTGCGCCTCTTTCTCCGTACAGCCAACACTCCAATGACCAATCCAGCAGCGATCCAGGCTAAGCCCAAGAGTGCGCCTGGAAAAGTCCCAATAGTTTCTCTCGGTTTCGGTTCTACTGAAGCCGCTATACTGACCAACGCTTGGATGCCTAGAAATGCATTACCCATGACGACCTTTCTAGAATAGGCGGAAGGTTCTCACGTAGCCGGCCTCCAAACCTTGCTTTCAACCCAAACGTCACCCCTCTCCCCGTCCAGTCGTCACCATCAACAGTTTCACCGCCCGGATGGCCACCGGTTCAACCACATGACGGGTGCCATTTCCGATGTGAGGAGATCGGGTCTGACGGACGGGCGATGGTTTCGAACTGTACAGGGCTAATACGGCAGCCCGACTTCGTTATGTAGATGCCTGACGATGCGCCGGCGTGGTTCGGGGGCGGTCTCGGCGTGTCGGCGTGCGTGAACGCGGCCGCCGGTTGATCATGCACGGCTGTGAGACCAAGTGAAGATCAAACGGCGGCGGCCGCTGGTCACAGCGTAGACGCCCACGGGTGGATGGAACACTTCGAGGCCGCCTTCGCGCGCATCGCCGGCCGGTTCACCCGGGTGGAGCCACGACGCCGCGCCCGGGCCTACCTGCTCGGGCTGCTCGCCGATGTGGAGACCCGCTCATGCTGGCAGCTGGCCGAGCACGCCGGTGAGACCTC carries:
- a CDS encoding IS3 family transposase (programmed frameshift), whose protein sequence is MTMSNADLEPRAERPKRRVFTNEYKLAIVAEYDALTESGARGALLRREGLYHSHLIEWRKARDAGALSGPTPRPGRKPQRSREQVELERLRRDNERMAAELARTKAALDVGGKSTRALGDALRERGADARKQVEQVIEEAFVELAPVTGIKQACRLLGKPRSSHYRRLRPAPAGQARPPRPAPPNALSRAERDQVAAVLHSERFADKSPAQVWATLLDEGVYLCSESTMYRILRERGEVRERRRQAQHPPRVRPELVAHGPNEIWSWDITKLHGPHRGVYYDLYVMIDIYSRYVVGWQVAARESGELAEEFIAEAIARIGVAPRAVHADRGTAMTSKPVAALLADLNIDRSHSRPKVSNDNPFSEAQFKTLKHCPAFPGRFGSIADARAFCAEFFTYYNHDHRHRGIGLHTPASVHFGTVEKIREERAKVLDAAYAANPDRFRSRPTPPTIPGAAWINEPPATTQTS
- a CDS encoding asparaginase; the encoded protein is MSHPDPAPPRRVAVLGLGGTIAMTPTGDGGATPALSAADLIAAVPGLAETSIIVETVEVARLPGASLDFARLAATAATARKQIEAGASGAVVVQGTDTIEETAYLLDLLHDRPEPLVVTGAMRHPGLAGADGPANLLAAITTAAHPDARGQGVLVVISDEIHAARRVRKTHTSSPATFCSPDSGPLGRVVEGTPVLLSRLAARNVLPLADDVTWPQVGLLTITLGDDGRRWPALAEGYDGLVVAAFGAGHVPEATVPALADLARRLPVVLASRTGAGPVLSNTYGFPGSESDLLARGLIRAGFLDPYKARILLTVLLATTRDRDTITSAFAAAGGYADPDTWPWPPSQTTGFTVERDADARS
- a CDS encoding PPC domain-containing DNA-binding protein, producing the protein MRGHELNMGRSFGLVLEHGEDFFDSLTQFCADHNIRQGYIPMFIAGFSEAEIVGTCGKLDDPHAPVWSAVHLTGVEALGGGTLAHDPTDHQLRPHIHVTAGLKAHSATGHTSHLLSAKVQFLTEMLIIEVTHPQMQRRRHPDLYDVPLLHFA
- a CDS encoding SCO4402 family protein, with the protein product MSDVRFPEMRQEIVRALKALADPVYQWSAWIRRELPPGEYDEFTHRIHILYDDTQVLENPDAAIGIYLRSQEEANAMRHLAQAIDSLFDELGTDLSDEEYLRAPGWAAIVDAAGMALSTLRDSG
- a CDS encoding transposase family protein, producing MIAYPAVLDVPRELVHHLARLLTAERRTCGTRRRTRALTCFRQALLVLVWYRKREDLTLLAAGFGISRATAYRYRDEATTVLADGAPDLHQALRRVADQGWSHIILDGKILRTDRLAETTLVSGAAGRLGIGHE